A section of the Lepus europaeus isolate LE1 chromosome 19, mLepTim1.pri, whole genome shotgun sequence genome encodes:
- the LRFN1 gene encoding leucine-rich repeat and fibronectin type III domain-containing protein 1, which translates to MAPGPFSSALPSPPPAALPFLLLLWAGASRGQPCPGRCICQNVAPTLTMLCAKTGLLFVPPAIDRRVVELRLTDNFIAAVRRRDFANMTSLVHLTLSRNTIGQVAAGAFADLRALRALHLDSNRLAEVRGDQLRGLGNLRHLILGNNQIRRVESAAFDAFLSTVEDLDLSYNNLEALPWEAVGQMVNLNTLTLDHNLIDHIAEGTFVQLHKLVRLDMTSNRLHKLPPDGLFLRSQGTGPKPPTPLTVSFGGNPLHCNCELLWLRRLTREDDLETCATPEHLTDRYFWSIPEEEFLCEPPLITRQAGGRALVVEGQAVSLRCRAVGDPEPVVHWVAPDGRLLGNSSRTRVRGDGTLDVTITTLRDSGTFTCIASNAAGEATAPVEVCVVPLPLMAPPPAAPPPLTEPGSSDIATPGRPGANDSAAERRLVAAELTSSSVLIRWPAQRPVPGIRMYQVQYNSSADDSLVYRMIPSTSQTFLVNDLAAGRAYDLCVLAVYDDGATALPATRVVGCVQFTTAGDPAPCRPLRAHFLGGTMIIAIGGVIVASVLVFIVLLMIRYKVYGDGDGRRGKGTSRAPPRVSHVCSQTNGAGAPQAALPPAQDRYEALREVASPAAVEAAAQAASAEAEAALGRSLGGSATSLCLLPSEETSGEESRAAAGPRRSRSGALGPPASAPPTLALVPGGASARPRPQQRYSFDGDYGALFQSHSYPRRARRTKRHRSTPHLDGAGGGAAGEDGDLGLGPARARLAFTSTEWMLESTV; encoded by the exons ATGGCTCCGGGCCCCTTCTCCTCGGCGCTCCCCtcgccaccacctgctgccctgcctttcctgctgctgctctgggcGGGGGCATCTCGCGGCCAGCCCTGCCCCGGCCGCTGCATCTGCCAGAACGTGGCGCCCACGCTGACCATGCTGTGCGCCAAGACGGGCTTGCTTTTCGTGCCGCCGGCCATCGACCGGCGCGTGGTGGAGCTGCGGCTTACCGACAACTTCATCGCGGCCGTGCGCCGGCGGGACTTCGCCAACATGACCAGCCTGGTGCACCTCACCCTCTCCCGCAACACCATCGGCCAGGTGGCGGCCGGCGCCTTCGCGGACCTCCGTGCCCTCCGCGCCCTGCACCTGGACAGCAACCGCCTGGCGGAGGTGCGCGGCGACCAGCTCCGTGGCCTGGGCAACCTCCGCCACCTGATCCTAGGCAACAATCAGATCCGCCGGGTGGAGTCCGCGGCCTTCGACGCCTTCCTGTCCACCGTGGAGGACCTGGATTTATCCTACAACAACctggaggccctgccctgggaggcagtgggccaGATGGTGAACCTGAACACCCTTACGCTGGACCACAACCTCATCGACCACATCGCCGAGGGCACCTTCGTGCAGCTTCACAAGCTGGTCCGCCTGGACATGACGTCCAACCGCCTGCACAAACTGCCGCCTGACGGGCTCTTCCTGAGGTCGCAGGGCACCGGGCCCAAGCCGCCCACGCCACTGACCGTGAGCTTCGGCGGCAACCCCCTGCACTGTAACTGCGAGCTACTGTGGCTGCGGCGGCTTACCCGGGAGGACGACCTAGAGACCTGCGCCACCCCTGAGCACCTCACCGACCGCTACTTCTGGTCCATCCCCGAAGAAGAGTTCCTGTGCGAGCCCCCGCTGATCACGCGGCAGGCGGGCGGCCGGGCCCTGGTGGTGGAGGGCCAGGCGGTCAGCCTGCGCTGCCGGGCTGTGGGCGACCCCGAGCCCGTGGTGCACTGGGTGGCCCCCGACGGGCGGCTGCTGGGGAACTCCAGTCGGACCCGGGTCCGGGGGGACGGCACCCTGGATGTGACCATCACCACACTGCGGGACAGTGGCACGTTCACTTGCATCGCCTCCAATGCCGCGGGAGAAGCCACGGCGCCCGTGGAGGTGTGCGTGGTGCCTCTGCCGCTGATGGCGCCCCCGCCGGCCGCTCCCCCGCCCCTCACGGAGCCCGGCTCCTCTGACATCGCCACACCCGGCCGGCCTGGTGCCAACGACTCAGCGGCCGAGCGGCGGCTGGTGGCCGCGGAGCTCACGTCCAGCTCGGTGCTCATCCGCTGGCCGGCGCAGAGGCCTGTACCCGGCATCCGCATGTACCAGGTCCAGTACAACAGTTCGGCGGATGATTCCCTCGTCTACAG GATGATCCCGTCCACCAGCCAGACCTTCTTGGTGAACGACCTGGCGGCGGGCCGCGCCTACGACCTGTGTGTGCTGGCCGTCTACGACGACGGGGCCACTGCCCTGCCGGCCACGCGAGTGGTGGGCTGCGTGCAGTTCACCACGGCCGGCGACCCGGCGCCCTGCCGCCCGCTGAGAGCCCATTTCTTGGGCGGCACCATGATCATCGCCATCGGGGGCGTCATCGTCGCCTCGGTCCTCGTCTTCATCGTTCTGCTCATGATCCGCTACAAGGTGTACGGCGACGGGGACGGCCGCCGCGGCAAGGGCACGTCCAGGGCGCCCCCGCGGGTCAGCCACGTGTGCTCGCAGACCAACGGCGCAGGGGCGCCGCAGGCCGCACTCCCGCCGGCGCAGGACCGCTACGAGGCGCTGCGCGAGGTGGCGTCGCCGGCGGCCGTCGAGGCCGCGGCCCAGGCGGCTTCCGCGGAGGCGGAGGCGGCCCTCGGACGCTCTCTGGGCGGCTCGGCCACCTCGCTGTGCCTCCTGCCGTCGGAGGAGACTTCCGGCGAGGAGTCCCGGGCCGCCGCGGGCCCTCGGAGGAGCCGTTCGGGGGCCCTGGGGCCGCCCGCTTCGGCGCCCCCCACTCTAGCTTTGGTTCCGGGGGGCGCGTCGGCCCGGCCAAGGCCTCAGCAGCGCTATTCCTTCGACGGGGACTACGGGGCGCTCTTCCAGAGCCACAGTTACCCGCGCCGCGCCCGGCGGACAAAGCGCCACCGCTCCACGCCGCACCTGGACGGGGCCGGAGGGGGCGCGGCCGGGGAGGATggagacctggggctgggcccggccaggGCGCGCCTGGCCTTTACCAGCACCGAGTGGATGCTGGAGAGTACCGTGTGA
- the GMFG gene encoding glia maturation factor gamma isoform X1, producing the protein MSDSLVVCEVDPELKEKLRQFRFRKETDNAAIIMKVDKDRQMVVLEEEFQNISPEELKMELPERQPRFVVYSYKYLHADGRVSYPLCFIFSSPVGCKPEQHMMYAGSKNRLVQTAELTKVFEIRTTDDLTEAWLQEKLSFFR; encoded by the exons GTGGACCCAGAGCTAAAGGAAAAGCTGAGGCAATTCCGCTTCCGAAAAGAGACCGACAACGCAGCCATAATAA TGAAGGTGGACAAAGACCGGCAGATGGTGGTGCTGGAGGAAGAATTTCAG AACATTTCCCCGGAGGAACTCAAAATGGAGCTGCCAGAGAGACAGCCCAG GTTCGTGGTTTACAGCTACAAGTACCTGCATGCGGACGGCCGGGTGTCCTACCCTTTGTGTTTCATCTTCTCCAGCCCTGTGG GCTGCAAGCCCGAACAGCACATGATGTACGCAGGCAGTAAGAACAGGCTGGTGCAGACGGCAGAGCTCACCAAG GTATTTGAAATCCGCACCACTGATGACCTCACCGAGGCCTGGCTCCAAGAGAAGTTGTCTTTCTTTCGTTGA
- the GMFG gene encoding glia maturation factor gamma isoform X2 — protein sequence MSDSLVVCEVDPELKEKLRQFRFRKETDNAAIIMKVDKDRQMVVLEEEFQNISPEELKMELPERQPRFVVYSYKYLHADGRVSYPLCFIFSSPVGCKPEQHMMYAGSKNRLVQTAELTKTWIPDVRISSGLGTGTPST from the exons GTGGACCCAGAGCTAAAGGAAAAGCTGAGGCAATTCCGCTTCCGAAAAGAGACCGACAACGCAGCCATAATAA TGAAGGTGGACAAAGACCGGCAGATGGTGGTGCTGGAGGAAGAATTTCAG AACATTTCCCCGGAGGAACTCAAAATGGAGCTGCCAGAGAGACAGCCCAG GTTCGTGGTTTACAGCTACAAGTACCTGCATGCGGACGGCCGGGTGTCCTACCCTTTGTGTTTCATCTTCTCCAGCCCTGTGG GCTGCAAGCCCGAACAGCACATGATGTACGCAGGCAGTAAGAACAGGCTGGTGCAGACGGCAGAGCTCACCAAG ACTTGGATTCCTGATGTCCGAATCTCCAGTGGACTGGGGACTGGGACCCCTAGCACGTGA
- the LOC133747655 gene encoding interferon lambda-3-like: MAASLNLIVLVLLVVVLNAARAGPVPPTKSTTAGRDCRIDSFKSLSPRELEAFKTARDALEESLLLKSRRCTSRIFPRAWDLKQLQVWERPEALEAELALSLKVLEAMEDSAPGHVLEPPLRTLRHIHTQLRACVSPRPTTRPKPRGRLHHWLHRLQEAPKKEAPACLEVSVIFNLFRLLTRDLKCVASGPLCA, encoded by the exons ATGGCTGCATCTCTGAACCTGATcgtgctggtgctgctggtggtggtgctGAACGCGGCCAGAGCCGGCCCCGTTCCCCCCACCAAGTCCACCACAGCCGGGAGAGACTGCCGCATCGACAGCTTCAAGTCTCTCTCTCCACGGGAGCTGGAGGCCTTCAAGACAGCCAGGGATGCCTTG GAAGAGTCACTGTTGCTTAAGAGCCGCAGGTGCACCTCCCGCATCTTCCCCAGGGCCTGGGACCTGAAGCAACTACAG GTGTGGGAGCGCCCCGAGGCCCTGGAGGCCGAGCTGGCCCTGTCGCTGAAGGTTCTAGAAGCCATGGAGGACTCAGCCCCGGGACACGTCCTGGAGCCGCCCCTCCGCACACTGCGCCACATCCACACCCAGCTGCGGGCCTGTGTGAGTCCTCGG CCCACCACCCGCCCCAAGCCCAGGGGCCGCCTCCACCACTGGCTACACCGGCTCCAGGAGGCCCCGAAGAag GAGGCCCCCGCCTGCCTCGAGGTCTCTGTCATCTTCAACCTCTTCCGCCTGCTCACACGGGACCTGAAGTGTGTAGCCAGCGGACCCCTGTGCGCCTGA